Proteins from a single region of Bradyrhizobium diazoefficiens:
- a CDS encoding outer membrane beta-barrel protein produces the protein MKKLLLVTASIVALIGAAPVFAADLAQQPIYTKAPPPPAPVAAAIYDWSGFYLGANGGWGSTHSSWDFGGVTPEGSHDASGGTVGGQFGYRWQTGQVVFGVEGQGNWADFNGSNVSTALPGDINQTKTGSFGLLTGQVGYAINNVLLYAKGGAAVTGNTYQINSLSGAQLASTDNTRWGGVVGAGIELGFAPNWSVGVEYDHIFRQDANVNFNTPAGAVANDRIGQDFDLLTARLNYKFWGPVVLKY, from the coding sequence ATGAAGAAGTTGTTGCTTGTGACTGCCAGCATCGTCGCGTTGATCGGGGCAGCGCCCGTATTCGCCGCCGATCTCGCTCAGCAGCCCATCTACACCAAGGCACCGCCGCCGCCAGCACCGGTCGCGGCCGCAATCTATGACTGGAGCGGCTTCTATCTTGGTGCCAATGGCGGCTGGGGTTCGACCCATAGCTCCTGGGATTTTGGAGGCGTCACGCCCGAAGGCTCCCACGATGCGAGCGGCGGAACCGTTGGTGGCCAGTTCGGCTATCGCTGGCAGACGGGCCAGGTGGTTTTCGGTGTCGAAGGCCAAGGCAACTGGGCCGATTTCAACGGCTCCAATGTCAGCACCGCCTTGCCGGGCGACATCAATCAGACGAAGACCGGGTCGTTCGGCCTGCTTACAGGCCAGGTCGGCTATGCCATCAACAACGTATTGCTCTACGCCAAGGGCGGTGCCGCGGTGACCGGCAATACCTATCAGATCAACTCCCTCAGCGGCGCGCAGCTGGCGAGCACCGACAATACCCGCTGGGGCGGCGTGGTCGGGGCGGGCATCGAACTCGGCTTCGCGCCGAATTGGTCGGTCGGCGTCGAGTACGACCATATATTCCGGCAAGACGCTAACGTGAACTTCAACACCCCCGCGGGTGCGGTCGCTAACGATCGCATCGGGCAGGATTTCGATCTGCTGACTGCGCGGCTGAATTACAAGTTCTGGGGCCCCGTAGTTCTCAAATACTAA
- the metC gene encoding cystathionine beta-lyase, with amino-acid sequence MKYLEDSKDLDIETRLSRLGRAPAEHSGMVNMPVYRGSTIVSETLEEYESRRQSDPTANYGRFGSPLSRALELAVCELEGGYRSLLFPSGLSACTHALLGLLRAGDHVLISDGVYTPVRTFADEVLSRLQITVQYFSPTQLAELSTKITRKTRAIYLESPSSLTFEVQNVPALAAIAHRCDALVVMDNTWATPLYFKPFAHGVDISIQAATKYIVGHSDALLGIATANESAWPALRSSAHNFGEIAGPDDIYLALRGLRTLAVRMKRHWANSLKLAQSLQSHPAVDNILHPACPNDPGHALWKRDFSGASGLFGLALKPMSQPQLSTFFNRLRLFGIGWSWGGYESLVMHVDPLKRVETSLALAGPLIRVHAGLEDATDLIVDMYQALDAAWETRRGRVGPDNDDAAIAELSKRA; translated from the coding sequence ATGAAGTACCTGGAGGACAGCAAGGACCTGGACATCGAGACCCGGCTTTCTCGTCTCGGCCGCGCGCCCGCCGAACATTCCGGGATGGTCAACATGCCCGTCTACCGGGGCTCCACAATTGTTTCGGAAACCCTGGAGGAATACGAATCGCGCAGGCAGAGCGATCCGACCGCCAATTACGGCCGCTTCGGCTCGCCTCTGTCGCGCGCACTCGAGCTGGCCGTTTGCGAACTGGAGGGCGGCTATCGCTCGCTCCTGTTTCCGTCGGGACTTTCTGCCTGCACGCATGCGCTTCTCGGCCTTCTGCGCGCAGGCGACCACGTTCTGATCAGCGACGGCGTCTATACACCCGTCAGGACATTTGCAGACGAGGTTCTCTCAAGACTTCAGATCACGGTGCAATATTTCTCTCCAACGCAGCTTGCAGAGCTCTCAACGAAAATCACCCGGAAGACCCGGGCCATCTATCTGGAATCACCTTCGTCCCTCACGTTTGAGGTGCAAAACGTCCCTGCACTTGCTGCGATCGCCCATCGCTGCGATGCGCTGGTGGTCATGGATAATACATGGGCAACACCTCTGTATTTCAAGCCGTTTGCGCATGGCGTCGACATCTCGATCCAAGCGGCGACCAAATATATCGTCGGCCATTCAGACGCGCTGCTTGGTATCGCCACGGCCAACGAATCGGCGTGGCCGGCGCTGCGGTCGAGCGCCCACAATTTCGGGGAGATTGCTGGGCCGGATGACATCTATTTGGCCCTGCGGGGACTGCGCACCCTAGCCGTCCGTATGAAGCGTCATTGGGCCAATAGTCTCAAGCTGGCCCAAAGCCTTCAATCGCATCCGGCTGTCGACAACATCTTGCACCCGGCGTGTCCGAACGACCCTGGGCATGCGCTTTGGAAGCGAGACTTTTCCGGGGCGAGCGGCCTTTTTGGTCTTGCGCTGAAGCCGATGTCGCAGCCGCAGCTTTCGACCTTTTTTAATCGGCTGCGGCTTTTTGGCATCGGATGGTCGTGGGGCGGATATGAAAGCCTCGTGATGCATGTCGACCCATTAAAGCGCGTGGAAACATCGCTTGCTCTGGCCGGGCCACTGATTCGGGTTCACGCCGGCTTGGAGGACGCAACCGACCTGATTGTTGATATGTATCAGGCGCTTGACGCGGCTTGGGAGACAAGACGCGGTCGTGTAGGTCCTGACAATGATGATGCAGCTATCGCTGAGCTCTCCAAACGGGCTTGA